The sequence below is a genomic window from Brevibacillus laterosporus.
CAAGCATAACTCCAGTTCGACGTTCCTTTTCCAGCGATCGGGAGCAGAAAGTGGGCGAGACGTGGTCCTAAATCTCTCGCTGGATTAATCGCATATCCTGTCGTGCCACCTAGGGATACCCCAATGCTAACGATTAAAAGTCCTACGACAAACGGATTTAATCCATCTACAAATTTATTCGCTCCAATCGCGAGAATACCAAAAACCAGAATAAAAGTACCAATAATTTCACTTAAAAGATTACCTAGTGTGTTAGGAATGGCAGGATCAGTTGCAAAAACAGCCAATTTCGCCCCTTTATCCTCTGTTTGTTTCCAGTGAGGTAGATAGTGTAGCCAAACAATTACAGCGCCCAAAAAAGCTCCCAACATCTGTGCCACGATATACAACGGTACGTCCGTCCAAGCAAACCTATCGATGGTAGCTAACGCAATCGTAAGGGCTGGATTTAGATGAGCGCCACTTATCCCGCCCACAGCATAAGCTCCCATGGTAACGGCCAACCCCCAGCCAATCGTAATGACAATCCACCCTGAATTCTGCGCTTTTGATTTATGGAGGACAACCCCTCCTACTACGCCGCCCCCCAAAATAATTAAAAGCATGGTACCAACCAATTCTCCTACAAATGGTGACATCTTCTGTATCCCCCTTTATGCTTGACTGACAACAAAAAACCCACAGGAAACAATCCCTATAATACCATAGGGAAGCCTCTGTGGGTCTCCGATTCTCCGTCACCTGATTAACTTTATATCCCATTTAAACAAACAAAAGATAATTCTGTCAACAATGAATTATCAGGGAATCCAAAAAGTTTTATTTATTCTCATAATGGTTCCAAATCTCTCTACGCGATGTTGTTACCGCAACGGCCCCACCACTAAAGGCACACTCGGCATCCTCCACCGTTCTGATTAAACCACCTGCAAGCACAGGAATCTTCACACGTTCATATACTTCGGCAATAATATGCGGCATAATTCCTGGTAATACCTCGATATAATCTGGCTGCGTTTGTTCTAAAAGACGGTAACTGGTTTCAA
It includes:
- a CDS encoding aquaporin family protein → MSPFVGELVGTMLLIILGGGVVGGVVLHKSKAQNSGWIVITIGWGLAVTMGAYAVGGISGAHLNPALTIALATIDRFAWTDVPLYIVAQMLGAFLGAVIVWLHYLPHWKQTEDKGAKLAVFATDPAIPNTLGNLLSEIIGTFILVFGILAIGANKFVDGLNPFVVGLLIVSIGVSLGGTTGYAINPARDLGPRLAHFLLPIAGKGTSNWSYAWIPVVGPIVGGVLAALFYKIVFLA